One Fundidesulfovibrio terrae genomic window carries:
- a CDS encoding right-handed parallel beta-helix repeat-containing protein, translating into MEDDLTPLPYGVENGRRVLYVTYKGDCRMLHVDGRDQVFLTRTLADTLYCVRPGDILQLLPGKYWPPILYDEDAGGTPACHPIKMTEINGWPDVPITIRGLGAATLLDGGLGGVPHDSMLPEMKHFAFFKLSDCSWIEFENFHVENCWPTFLYMEDSAYITVRNVVAKDSRYLVYARGQSTHHILLENNRWRQDPTSSMWRDLLWLDSKKKRFFYYNGGIFGSVGISGSVVLRGNTLCDTFNGMRMKVDKKQPTVTNCNVEIYDNTFLRTRDNPVEPESGATNWWVHHNRIHNAHAWFSLDEVAGGFWYYFANTGWITDKPSSKLDPNRGGKVYKYDQGGPYPSKPTFFFNNSYYLYNSLIKEGVTAHLLHVNNAVLFRDSLPQLAPQHEGVPCQMPQAVRRPFPDGNYGDDRFLGMGFMPKGWDPSVTFDCDLTNLPWPPKVTRNGQEKNGISDPKATFADPEQGDLRLVGGPPKGCAVTLKGGVDWAAPEDWTSGPDTPMGAYGADAELMEGPAFAFYAPKGADDYREMPRLVRLTQKADALVLTFSTTLAGPGSVRVKVKVGQDKFQAQGTVDGRIMMVALPAPLAGRRLKKVWLPDTLAGADGEYATLWSSVFAGLKFYQAGEEPRVKPPKPVCFCNCGEEI; encoded by the coding sequence ATGGAAGACGACCTCACGCCCCTGCCGTACGGAGTCGAGAACGGGAGGCGCGTCCTCTACGTCACGTACAAGGGCGACTGCCGCATGCTGCACGTGGACGGGCGCGACCAGGTGTTCCTCACCCGCACCCTGGCCGACACCCTCTACTGCGTGCGGCCCGGCGACATCCTGCAGCTTCTGCCGGGCAAGTACTGGCCGCCCATCCTCTACGACGAGGACGCCGGGGGCACTCCGGCTTGCCACCCCATCAAGATGACCGAGATAAACGGCTGGCCCGACGTGCCCATCACCATCCGGGGCCTGGGCGCGGCCACCCTGCTGGACGGCGGCCTTGGCGGCGTGCCCCACGACTCCATGCTGCCCGAGATGAAGCATTTCGCCTTCTTCAAGCTCTCGGACTGCTCCTGGATCGAGTTCGAAAATTTCCACGTGGAGAACTGCTGGCCCACCTTCCTCTATATGGAGGACTCCGCCTACATCACCGTGCGCAACGTGGTGGCCAAGGACAGCCGTTACCTGGTGTACGCCCGGGGCCAGTCCACCCACCACATCCTGCTGGAAAACAACCGCTGGCGGCAGGACCCCACCAGCTCCATGTGGCGCGACCTCCTGTGGCTCGACTCCAAAAAGAAGCGTTTCTTCTACTACAACGGCGGCATCTTCGGCAGCGTGGGCATCTCGGGCAGCGTGGTGCTTCGCGGCAACACCCTCTGTGACACCTTCAACGGCATGCGCATGAAGGTGGACAAGAAACAGCCCACCGTGACCAACTGCAACGTTGAAATCTACGACAACACCTTCCTGCGCACCCGTGACAACCCGGTGGAGCCCGAAAGCGGTGCCACCAACTGGTGGGTGCACCACAACCGCATCCACAACGCCCATGCCTGGTTCTCCCTGGACGAGGTGGCGGGCGGGTTCTGGTACTATTTCGCCAACACCGGCTGGATCACCGACAAGCCGAGCTCCAAGCTCGACCCCAACCGGGGCGGCAAGGTCTACAAGTACGACCAGGGCGGGCCGTATCCGTCCAAGCCCACGTTCTTCTTCAACAACAGCTATTACCTGTACAACTCGCTCATCAAGGAGGGCGTCACCGCCCATCTGCTGCATGTGAACAACGCCGTGCTTTTCCGGGATTCTCTGCCGCAGCTTGCTCCGCAACATGAGGGCGTGCCCTGCCAGATGCCCCAGGCGGTGCGGCGTCCCTTCCCGGACGGGAACTACGGTGATGACCGCTTCCTGGGGATGGGCTTCATGCCCAAAGGCTGGGACCCGAGCGTCACCTTCGACTGCGACCTGACCAATCTGCCCTGGCCGCCCAAGGTCACCCGGAACGGCCAGGAAAAGAACGGGATATCCGATCCGAAAGCCACGTTCGCCGATCCCGAGCAGGGCGACCTGCGCCTGGTGGGAGGGCCGCCCAAGGGGTGCGCCGTGACGCTCAAGGGCGGGGTGGACTGGGCCGCGCCTGAGGACTGGACCAGCGGCCCGGACACCCCCATGGGGGCGTACGGCGCGGACGCGGAGCTGATGGAAGGTCCGGCCTTCGCGTTTTACGCGCCCAAGGGTGCGGACGACTATAGGGAGATGCCCAGGCTGGTGCGGCTCACGCAGAAGGCTGACGCGCTGGTGCTGACGTTCTCCACGACGCTTGCCGGACCAGGCTCGGTCCGGGTGAAGGTCAAGGTGGGGCAGGACAAGTTCCAGGCCCAGGGGACCGTCGACGGGCGCATCATGATGGTGGCCCTGCCCGCGCCCCTGGCCGGGCGCAGGCTCAAGAAGGTCTGGCTGCCTGATACCCTGGCCGGGGCCGACGGCGAGTACGCCACGCTCTGGTCCAGTGTGTTCGCGGGGCTCAAGTTCTACCAGGCGGGCGAGGAGCCGAGAGTGAAGCCGCCAAAGCCCGTGTGCTTCTGCAACTGCGGGGAAGAGATCTAG
- a CDS encoding nickel-dependent hydrogenase large subunit, translating to MADSKPQIMKTPQSTFTGPVVVDPVTRIEGHLRIVVELEAGKIKNAWSSSQLFRGLEIILKGRDPRDAQHFTQRSCGVCTYVHALASTRAVDNAVGVNVPENATLMRNLVMASQYLHDHIVHFYHLHALDWVDVTSALKADPVAAAKIANSISKRKTKAEDLKAVQDKVKALVDSGQLGIFTNAYFLGGHQAYYLPPEVNLIATAHYLEALHLQVKAARAMAIFGAKNPHTQFTVVGGCTNYDALRPERIAEYLTLFKEVNAFINECYIPDLLAVASYYKDWGGIGGTSNFICFGEFPQKGEHGLDNRFLPSGVIMKRDLAGVKAVDQKQIMEHVAHSWYKGNEAKHPYEGVTDPQYTNLDDKDRYSWMKAPRYMGEPMETGPLAKVLVAYAKGHKTTVKTVDMVLKNLGVGKEALFSTLGRTAARGIETAVIAAEIEGWVKQLASNVKKGNNKLYQEWKMPDSAQGVGFVDAPRGALSHWIDIKGGKINNFQLVVPSTWSLGPRCAAGKLSPVEEALVGTPIADPKRPVEILRTVHSFDPCIACGVHVIQPESNEVLSFKVL from the coding sequence ATGGCTGACAGCAAGCCTCAAATCATGAAAACGCCCCAGAGCACCTTCACCGGCCCCGTCGTAGTTGACCCCGTCACCCGCATCGAGGGTCACCTGCGCATCGTGGTCGAGCTTGAAGCGGGCAAGATCAAGAACGCCTGGAGCTCCTCGCAGCTGTTCCGCGGCCTGGAGATCATCCTCAAGGGCCGCGACCCCCGCGACGCCCAGCACTTCACCCAGCGCTCCTGCGGCGTCTGCACCTACGTGCACGCCCTGGCCTCCACCCGCGCCGTGGACAACGCCGTCGGCGTGAACGTGCCCGAGAACGCCACCCTCATGCGCAACCTGGTCATGGCTTCCCAGTACCTGCATGACCACATCGTGCACTTCTATCACCTGCACGCCCTGGACTGGGTTGACGTCACCAGCGCGCTCAAGGCCGACCCGGTCGCCGCCGCCAAGATCGCCAACTCCATCTCGAAGCGCAAGACCAAGGCCGAAGACCTCAAGGCCGTTCAGGACAAGGTCAAGGCCCTGGTCGACTCCGGCCAGCTGGGCATCTTCACCAACGCCTACTTCCTCGGCGGGCACCAGGCCTACTACCTGCCCCCCGAAGTCAACCTGATCGCCACCGCCCACTACCTTGAAGCCCTGCACCTGCAGGTGAAGGCCGCCCGGGCCATGGCCATCTTCGGCGCCAAGAACCCCCACACCCAGTTCACCGTGGTTGGCGGCTGCACCAACTACGACGCCCTGCGCCCCGAGCGCATCGCCGAGTACCTGACCTTGTTCAAGGAAGTGAACGCGTTCATCAACGAATGCTACATCCCCGACCTGCTGGCCGTGGCTTCCTACTACAAGGACTGGGGCGGCATCGGCGGCACCTCCAACTTCATCTGCTTCGGCGAGTTCCCCCAGAAGGGCGAACACGGCCTGGACAACCGCTTCCTGCCCTCCGGCGTCATCATGAAGCGCGACCTGGCCGGCGTGAAGGCCGTTGACCAGAAGCAGATCATGGAGCACGTGGCCCACTCCTGGTACAAGGGCAACGAAGCCAAGCATCCCTACGAGGGCGTCACCGATCCCCAGTACACCAACCTGGACGACAAGGACCGCTACTCCTGGATGAAGGCCCCCCGCTACATGGGCGAGCCCATGGAGACCGGCCCGCTGGCCAAGGTCCTGGTGGCCTACGCCAAGGGACACAAGACCACCGTCAAGACCGTGGACATGGTGCTCAAGAACCTGGGCGTCGGCAAGGAAGCCCTGTTCTCCACCCTGGGCCGCACCGCTGCCCGCGGCATCGAGACCGCGGTCATCGCCGCCGAGATCGAAGGCTGGGTGAAGCAGCTGGCCTCCAACGTGAAGAAGGGCAACAACAAGCTGTACCAGGAATGGAAGATGCCCGACTCCGCTCAGGGCGTCGGCTTCGTGGACGCCCCCCGCGGCGCCCTGTCCCACTGGATCGACATCAAGGGCGGCAAGATCAACAACTTCCAGTTGGTCGTGCCCTCCACCTGGAGCCTCGGACCCCGCTGCGCCGCCGGCAAGCTGTCCCCGGTGGAAGAGGCCCTGGTCGGAACCCCGATCGCCGATCCGAAGCGCCCCGTTGAAATCCTGCGCACCGTGCACTCCTTTGACCCCTGCATCGCCTGCGGCGTGCACGTCATCCAGCCGGAGTCCAACGAAGTGCTCAGCTTCAAGGTGCTGTAA
- a CDS encoding bifunctional metallophosphatase/5'-nucleotidase produces the protein MAFARILAVLASILLASAQLHAADAKLYRLKVLHTNDIHARISEFNRFGQTCTAEESSRGECFGGYPRIAAAVEAARKQGGNVLLLDAGDQFQGTLYYTILKGVPERDCLNALHANATTLGNHEFDDGPTVLENTYLNGLIVPVLAANLDASAVPSLKARIKPWTVLSVGGRKIGVVGIANEDTARLSNPGADIAFGDAESALRQSVRELAAQGADIVIALTHVGIERDTELASKVDGVDLIVGGHSHTLLSNADPKAAGPYPVVARSPSGRPVLIVQAEAWGKYLGEITVDFDNRGMPVAWTGAPLLLDASKPQDPALLAKARTWQEELKPFLGQPMGKAAESFMPDCRGGECALGDVLADAMRASAKAQGVRAAFVNGGAVRAGLRAGDVTLGDLLTVYPFTDNVATFELAGKDLLAVLEHGVSLGGQPGASGSGRFLQVSGMKYAFDPNRPEGSRIITADIAGPDGSYAPVDPEKTYALATSGYLLKGGDGFDMLRDKARRVYAFGMPINDAFSDFVASHSPLTPRLEGRIVRLGDALEK, from the coding sequence ATGGCGTTCGCGCGCATCCTCGCGGTCCTGGCCTCGATCCTTCTTGCGTCGGCGCAGCTTCACGCCGCAGACGCCAAGCTCTATCGCCTGAAGGTCCTCCACACGAACGACATTCACGCCCGCATCTCCGAATTCAACCGGTTCGGCCAGACCTGCACCGCTGAGGAATCCTCCCGAGGGGAATGCTTCGGGGGCTACCCGCGCATCGCCGCGGCCGTCGAGGCCGCCCGCAAACAGGGTGGCAACGTCCTGCTACTGGACGCGGGCGACCAGTTCCAGGGGACGCTGTACTACACCATCCTCAAAGGCGTCCCGGAGCGGGACTGCCTGAACGCACTGCACGCAAACGCCACGACCCTGGGCAATCACGAATTCGACGACGGCCCAACGGTTCTGGAGAACACATATCTGAACGGACTTATCGTCCCGGTGTTGGCCGCCAACCTGGACGCTTCGGCCGTTCCCTCCCTCAAGGCCAGGATCAAGCCCTGGACGGTGCTCAGCGTGGGCGGGCGCAAGATCGGCGTCGTGGGCATCGCCAATGAGGACACGGCCAGGCTCTCCAATCCTGGCGCGGACATCGCCTTTGGCGACGCAGAGTCCGCCCTGCGCCAGTCCGTACGGGAACTCGCGGCCCAGGGCGCGGACATCGTGATCGCCTTGACCCACGTGGGCATCGAACGCGACACGGAACTGGCCTCCAAGGTCGATGGCGTGGACCTGATCGTGGGCGGGCACAGCCACACCCTGCTCTCCAACGCCGACCCCAAGGCTGCCGGGCCGTATCCGGTGGTGGCGCGTTCGCCCTCGGGCAGGCCCGTGCTCATCGTGCAGGCCGAGGCTTGGGGCAAATATCTAGGTGAAATCACGGTGGATTTCGACAACCGGGGCATGCCCGTGGCCTGGACTGGGGCGCCGCTCCTCCTGGACGCCTCCAAACCGCAGGACCCGGCCCTGCTGGCCAAGGCCAGGACCTGGCAAGAGGAGCTCAAGCCTTTCCTCGGCCAACCCATGGGCAAGGCCGCCGAGTCGTTCATGCCGGACTGCCGGGGAGGCGAATGTGCGCTGGGGGACGTCCTGGCCGACGCGATGCGGGCCTCGGCCAAGGCGCAGGGGGTTCGGGCGGCCTTCGTCAACGGCGGAGCGGTGCGGGCTGGGCTCAGGGCGGGCGACGTGACCCTTGGGGACCTGCTCACCGTCTACCCCTTCACCGACAACGTGGCCACATTCGAGCTGGCCGGAAAGGACCTGCTGGCCGTGCTGGAGCACGGCGTCAGCCTGGGCGGGCAGCCCGGCGCGTCCGGGTCGGGCAGGTTTCTGCAGGTGTCGGGGATGAAATACGCCTTCGATCCGAACAGGCCCGAGGGCAGCCGCATCATCACCGCGGATATCGCCGGCCCAGACGGAAGCTATGCGCCTGTGGACCCGGAGAAGACCTACGCGCTGGCCACCAGCGGCTACCTGCTCAAGGGCGGCGACGGATTCGATATGCTGAGGGACAAGGCCAGGCGGGTCTACGCTTTCGGCATGCCCATCAACGACGCATTCTCGGACTTTGTGGCCAGCCATTCACCCCTGACGCCGAGGCTCGAGGGTCGAATCGTCAGGCTGGGGGACGCGCTGGAGAAGTAG
- a CDS encoding fused response regulator/phosphatase, translating into MDKARAMTASSDPANPSVTVLLVDDQAMVAEAVRRMLAPESDIAFHSVQDPAKALPEALAHAPTVVLLDLVMPDIDGLTLVRYFRAHPKLKDLPLVVLSTREDPETKAQAFALGANDYLVKLPDRVELVARIRHHSQGYTRLLERNRAYQELARQLDQAAQYVRNLLPRPVEDGPVRTQWLFEPSAQLGGDALGYHWVDENRFAFYLLDVCDHGVGPALLSVSALNVLRSQTLPGVDFASPSQVMAGLNAVFQMPLQNDLYFTIFYGVYDTRTRRLRFASAGHPPPILFQAGGDVAELRCQSIFIGAMPDVAYKESEIAVESPARLLVFSDGAYEIRRPSGGMWSYEEFKDYAVSQSGGQGPELDSMLAHVRSLLGRDTLDDDLSMLKITLS; encoded by the coding sequence ATGGATAAGGCACGCGCCATGACCGCATCTTCCGATCCCGCCAATCCCAGCGTCACCGTCCTTCTGGTGGACGACCAGGCCATGGTGGCCGAGGCCGTGCGCCGCATGCTGGCCCCCGAGTCCGACATCGCCTTCCACAGCGTGCAGGATCCGGCCAAGGCCCTGCCCGAGGCATTGGCCCACGCGCCCACGGTGGTCCTTCTGGACCTGGTGATGCCGGACATCGACGGCCTGACCCTGGTGCGGTATTTCCGCGCCCACCCCAAGCTCAAGGACCTGCCCCTGGTGGTGCTCTCCACCCGGGAAGACCCCGAGACCAAGGCCCAGGCGTTCGCCCTGGGGGCCAACGACTACCTGGTGAAGCTGCCCGACCGGGTGGAGCTGGTGGCCCGCATCCGCCACCACTCCCAAGGCTACACGCGCCTTCTGGAACGCAACCGGGCCTACCAGGAGCTGGCCCGCCAGCTTGACCAGGCCGCGCAGTACGTGCGCAACCTCCTGCCCCGCCCCGTGGAGGACGGCCCCGTGCGCACCCAGTGGCTCTTCGAACCCTCGGCCCAGCTTGGCGGGGACGCTCTGGGCTACCACTGGGTCGACGAGAACCGCTTCGCCTTCTACCTGCTGGACGTGTGCGACCACGGCGTGGGACCGGCCCTGCTGTCGGTTTCGGCGCTCAACGTGCTGCGCTCCCAGACCCTGCCGGGGGTGGACTTCGCCTCGCCCAGCCAGGTCATGGCCGGACTCAACGCCGTGTTCCAGATGCCCCTGCAGAACGACCTCTACTTCACCATCTTCTACGGCGTGTACGACACCCGCACTCGCAGGCTGCGCTTCGCCTCGGCCGGGCACCCGCCGCCCATCCTGTTCCAGGCGGGCGGCGATGTCGCTGAGCTGCGCTGCCAGAGCATCTTCATCGGGGCCATGCCCGACGTGGCCTACAAGGAATCCGAGATCGCCGTGGAAAGCCCGGCCCGACTGCTGGTGTTCTCCGACGGGGCCTACGAGATACGCCGCCCAAGCGGCGGCATGTGGAGCTACGAGGAGTTCAAGGACTACGCCGTGTCGCAATCCGGCGGCCAAGGGCCGGAACTCGACTCCATGCTGGCCCACGTGCGCTCACTGCTGGGCAGGGACACCCTGGACGACGACCTGTCCATGCTGAAGATCACCCTTTCGTGA
- a CDS encoding hydrogenase small subunit: MRVSIGLAKDDAEKRLEEKGVSRRDFMKFCAAVATALGMGPGAAADVAAALTAKKRPSVVYLHGAECTGCSEAVLRTYEPFIDALILDTISLDYHETIMAAAGEAAEKALHDAINSPDGFILVQEGAIPTVENGAWGKVGGHTMADNLKMAAEKAKAIIAIGACATFGGVQAAKPNPSQAVSVSKFLNRTDVINIAGCPPNPINFVGAVVAFLKGDKIELDSNQRPKVFYGKLVHDQCPRLKHFDAGEFAKSFDSEEAKKGYCLYELGCRGPETYNNCPKVLFNSTNWPVQAGHPCIGCSEPNFWDSMSPFYVGR, encoded by the coding sequence ATGCGCGTATCCATTGGTCTCGCCAAGGACGACGCCGAAAAACGTCTGGAAGAAAAGGGCGTCTCCCGCCGCGACTTCATGAAGTTTTGCGCGGCGGTGGCAACCGCTCTTGGCATGGGCCCCGGCGCCGCGGCTGATGTGGCCGCTGCCCTGACCGCCAAGAAGCGCCCCAGCGTCGTCTACCTGCACGGCGCCGAATGCACCGGCTGCTCCGAAGCCGTGCTGCGCACCTATGAGCCCTTCATCGACGCCCTGATCCTCGACACCATCAGCCTGGACTACCATGAGACCATCATGGCCGCCGCAGGCGAAGCCGCCGAGAAGGCTCTGCATGACGCCATCAATTCCCCCGATGGCTTCATCCTCGTGCAGGAAGGCGCCATCCCCACCGTTGAAAACGGCGCTTGGGGCAAGGTGGGCGGCCACACCATGGCCGACAACCTGAAGATGGCCGCCGAGAAGGCCAAGGCCATCATCGCCATCGGCGCGTGCGCCACCTTCGGCGGCGTCCAGGCCGCCAAGCCCAACCCCTCCCAGGCCGTCTCCGTGAGCAAGTTCCTGAACCGCACGGACGTGATCAACATCGCCGGCTGCCCGCCCAACCCCATCAACTTCGTGGGCGCGGTCGTGGCCTTCCTCAAGGGCGACAAGATCGAACTCGACTCCAACCAGCGTCCCAAGGTTTTCTACGGCAAGCTGGTGCACGATCAGTGCCCGCGCCTGAAGCACTTCGACGCCGGCGAATTTGCCAAGAGCTTCGACTCCGAGGAAGCAAAGAAAGGCTACTGCCTCTATGAGCTCGGCTGCCGCGGGCCCGAGACGTACAACAACTGCCCCAAGGTGCTCTTCAACTCGACCAACTGGCCCGTTCAGGCTGGCCACCCCTGCATCGGGTGCTCCGAGCCCAACTTCTGGGACTCCATGTCCCCGTTCTACGTCGGCCGTTAG
- a CDS encoding HyaD/HybD family hydrogenase maturation endopeptidase: MDEQRRILVLGVGNILYTDEGVGVRCVEKLEREYEFSDNVTLMDGGTLGMRLMDALLNCDMAIILDAVLGGQDPGTIYRCTGDDLRKSVAFKDSMHQSDLVDTLIYCGLIGTRPDAVVIGIEPHDYHTMSIEVSPMLAGRLDDMAGHALKEIEAAGGTFTPRAQ; encoded by the coding sequence ATGGACGAACAGCGCAGAATCCTGGTTCTTGGCGTGGGCAACATCCTCTATACCGACGAAGGCGTGGGCGTGCGCTGCGTGGAAAAGCTGGAGCGAGAGTACGAGTTTTCGGACAACGTGACCCTCATGGACGGCGGGACGCTGGGCATGCGGCTCATGGACGCGCTCCTCAACTGCGACATGGCCATCATCCTGGACGCGGTGCTGGGCGGGCAGGACCCGGGCACCATCTACCGCTGCACCGGCGACGACCTGCGCAAATCCGTGGCCTTCAAGGATTCCATGCACCAGTCCGACCTGGTGGATACGCTCATCTACTGCGGCCTGATCGGCACCCGCCCCGACGCCGTGGTCATCGGCATCGAACCGCACGACTACCACACCATGAGCATCGAGGTGTCGCCCATGCTGGCCGGGCGCCTGGACGACATGGCCGGGCACGCGCTCAAGGAGATCGAGGCCGCGGGGGGGACGTTCACACCCCGCGCCCAGTAA
- a CDS encoding CheB methylesterase domain-containing protein: MEAVCCLNTPVLAIGASTGGPKAVAELLAGLPSDLRAAILVVQHLDQTFSRNLAEWLATQTSFPVSLAQDGDRLKPGRVYVARGGDHLVLSPVHTLLYSPEPSGTPYRPSIDTLFESLAESRIPRGVAVLLTGMGSDGAKGLLRLKEAGWLTIAQDQGSSAIYGMPKAARDLGAAQLVLPLSAIAAQAARHLRPHG; encoded by the coding sequence ATGGAGGCGGTCTGCTGCCTGAACACGCCGGTGCTGGCCATCGGCGCGTCAACCGGAGGCCCCAAGGCCGTGGCCGAACTGCTCGCGGGGCTGCCGTCCGACCTGCGCGCCGCCATACTGGTGGTGCAGCACCTAGACCAGACCTTCAGCCGCAACCTGGCCGAATGGCTGGCCACCCAGACCAGCTTCCCCGTCTCCCTGGCCCAGGACGGGGACCGGCTCAAGCCCGGGCGCGTCTACGTGGCCAGGGGCGGCGACCATCTGGTGCTCTCGCCCGTGCACACCCTGCTCTACAGCCCGGAGCCCTCGGGCACGCCCTACCGCCCGTCCATCGACACCCTCTTCGAGAGCCTGGCCGAGTCGCGCATTCCCAGGGGCGTGGCCGTGCTGCTCACCGGCATGGGCAGCGACGGGGCCAAGGGGCTTTTGCGCCTCAAGGAGGCCGGCTGGCTGACCATCGCCCAAGATCAGGGCAGCAGCGCCATCTACGGCATGCCCAAGGCCGCCCGGGACCTCGGCGCCGCCCAGTTGGTGCTGCCCCTTTCCGCCATCGCGGCCCAGGCCGCCAGACACCTGCGCCCGCATGGATAA
- a CDS encoding GAF domain-containing sensor histidine kinase: protein MFGNMVCSGSMERLIQVTQELSMARTLERVMEIVRTAARALAWADGATFVLRDGDKCYYADEDAISPLWKGKRFPMEICISGWVMRNRHATVIEDVFADPRIPADVYRKTFVKSMAMVPIRTADPIGAIGVYWTEKRRPGEELVKVLQALADATSVSISNVYLYQELSERIAELTRQKELAESAILAKNQFLANMSHEIRTPLNGILGMLQLLQLSGLSDEGGGYARLAQDGATRLLALLNNVLDISRLDAGGLALEQDAVDLDELLRSVEAHFEHEAQAKGLGLAFDQAGAGTPARFIGDATRLRQILFNLVGNAVKFTPAGVVGVSVRCTHVRGDGRARLHFTVSDTGIGMDDRQSGVVFDNFTQADGAHNRHYEGAGLGLSIAAKLARMMNGSICLDSEPGRGTDCHLLVEVRIAQEDAQPLAERRTPAWTGDVLPEGTGGAEDAPSRLLLQRVPQPDDSTLEPRRQG, encoded by the coding sequence ATGTTTGGCAATATGGTCTGCTCCGGATCGATGGAGCGGTTGATCCAGGTGACGCAGGAGCTGTCCATGGCCAGGACCCTTGAGCGGGTCATGGAGATCGTGCGAACCGCGGCCCGCGCCCTGGCCTGGGCCGACGGGGCCACGTTCGTCCTGCGTGATGGGGACAAGTGCTACTACGCCGACGAGGACGCCATCAGCCCCCTGTGGAAGGGCAAGCGGTTCCCCATGGAGATCTGCATCAGCGGCTGGGTCATGCGCAACCGCCACGCCACCGTCATCGAGGACGTCTTCGCCGATCCGCGCATTCCCGCCGACGTCTACCGCAAGACTTTCGTCAAAAGCATGGCCATGGTGCCCATCCGCACGGCGGACCCCATCGGGGCCATCGGCGTGTACTGGACCGAGAAACGCCGCCCGGGGGAGGAACTCGTGAAAGTGCTCCAGGCCCTGGCGGACGCAACGTCCGTGAGCATCAGCAACGTCTATCTCTACCAGGAGCTGAGCGAGCGCATAGCGGAGTTGACCCGGCAGAAAGAGCTGGCCGAATCCGCCATCCTGGCCAAGAACCAGTTCCTGGCCAACATGAGCCATGAGATACGCACCCCGCTCAACGGCATCCTGGGCATGCTCCAGTTGCTTCAGTTGTCCGGCTTGAGCGACGAGGGTGGCGGCTATGCGAGGCTGGCCCAGGACGGGGCGACACGCCTTCTCGCGCTGCTCAACAACGTTCTGGACATCTCGCGCCTTGACGCCGGGGGGCTCGCCCTCGAACAGGATGCTGTCGATCTGGATGAGCTCCTCAGGTCGGTGGAGGCGCATTTCGAGCATGAGGCCCAGGCCAAAGGACTTGGCCTGGCCTTCGATCAGGCTGGCGCGGGGACCCCTGCAAGGTTCATCGGCGACGCAACGCGGCTGCGCCAGATTCTCTTCAACCTCGTGGGCAACGCCGTCAAGTTCACCCCGGCCGGGGTGGTCGGGGTGTCCGTTCGCTGCACCCACGTCCGTGGCGACGGCCGGGCGCGGCTCCACTTCACCGTGTCCGACACGGGCATCGGCATGGACGACAGGCAGTCCGGCGTTGTCTTCGATAATTTCACCCAGGCGGACGGCGCCCATAACCGCCACTACGAAGGGGCCGGGCTGGGCCTTTCCATTGCCGCCAAGCTGGCCCGCATGATGAACGGCTCCATCTGCTTGGACAGCGAGCCGGGCCGGGGCACGGACTGCCACCTGCTCGTGGAGGTCCGGATTGCGCAAGAGGATGCCCAGCCCCTGGCGGAGCGGCGGACTCCGGCCTGGACCGGGGACGTGTTGCCCGAAGGGACAGGGGGGGCGGAAGACGCCCCGTCAAGGCTACTTCTCCAGCGCGTCCCCCAGCCTGACGATTCGACCCTCGAGCCTCGGCGTCAGGGGTGA